Proteins encoded in a region of the Anopheles aquasalis chromosome 2, idAnoAquaMG_Q_19, whole genome shotgun sequence genome:
- the LOC126573446 gene encoding stress-activated map kinase-interacting protein 1 produces MATYNNVHWLLSHIRNSFISTDDTGVSETVMVTEDLPQQYAARQRQTLQLMEEEGDGYEPQFDRIPSESMTPPDGTEEMDARFGVDYQYFYCYPGLDDTDEEDGDALSQSYDIQMDQDGGFHRTRSNTAQKLEKLEKARQKAALVKSVKPVDHLPRPTEEELKEDDYFFCRRTVPKVVAQVPSSSLLSEQLRAHPTLPRNKFLEYAKFDGTGHIEMPTRTFKIFLTILPEEQRAFPIQVCVQGAAKIQEFVGLICYKCSIAHPEHELRSVGHYAIYMAEEDGEVDTDFPALDMNEPCSKFRFTHLALAERRLPSAASQQTYPIQSTVGGANESFRIESFDADTKRTSLPRSKPTATTIKHETSSLPAPLRSLEAATRSLSLSSANRVSIQQQEDLDRIKLRSHTSKIEAPLYRSFQVHVLQKSRLKTPVQLGISSDRFEIDPVPQRASKFWNRQKSANHPMDAVAACSIIEQRAAKAIVRLVYSPSNVAVLASSEARMEAPVSFKHYDIETDRNTAETIVEKVNNILEVRLSPVRREYMRRRGTLKSPNSSA; encoded by the coding sequence ATGGCCACCTACAACAATGTCCACTGGTTGCTGTCGCACATACGCAACTCGTTCATCTCGACGGACGATACCGGTGTCAGCGAGACGGTAATGGTAACGGAAGACCTTCCGCAGCAGTACGCTGCCCGGCAGCGACAAACCCTGCAACTGATGGAAGAGGAGGGTGACGGTTACGAGCCGCAATTCGATCGCATCCCATCCGAATCCATGACCCCGCCGGATGGGACGGAGGAAATGGATGCACGGTTTGGGGTTGATTATCAGTACTTTTACTGCTACCCGGGGCTGGATGATACGGATGAAGAGGATGGAGACGCACTGTCACAATCGTACGACATCCAGATGGACCAGGACGGTGGTTTTCATCGGACACGCTCGAATACGGCACAGAAGCTCGAGAAGCTGGAAAAGGCACGACAGAAAGCCGCCCTCGTCAAGTCCGTCAAGCCCGTTGACCATTTGCCGCGCCCTACGGAGGAGGAACTGAAGGAAGACGATTACTTCTTCTGCCGTCGAACGGTACCGAAGGTAGTGGCGCAAGTACCATCCAGTTCGTTGCTCAGTGAACAGCTTCGGGCACACCCGACACTGCCACGGAACAAATTTCTCGAGTACGCCAAGTTTGATGGTACCGGCCACATCGAGATGCCTACGCGTACGTTTAAGATCTTTCTTACCATTCTCCCGGAGGAGCAACGTGCCTTTCCGATACAAGTGTGCGTACAGGGTGCGGCCAAGATACAGGAGTTTGTGGGGCTGATCTGTTACAAGTGCAGCATAGCACACCCGGAGCACGAACTGCGCTCCGTGGGCCACTACGCGATCTACATGGCCGAGGAGGACGGTGAGGTAGATACGGATTTTCCAGCGCTCGATATGAACGAACCGTGCTCCAAGTTTCGCTTCACACACCTCGCTCTGGCGGAACGGCGGCTTCCGAGTGCTGCCAGTCAGCAAACGTACCCTATTCAATCCACCGTCGGAGGGGCAAACGAATCATTTCGAATTGAATCGTTCGATGCAGACACGAAACGAACCAGCCTTCCTAGAAGCAAACCGACGGCTACTACGATAAAACACGAAACATCAAGTTTACCTGCACCACTGCGTTCGTTAGAAGCGGCCACTCGCTCGTTATCACTGTCGAGCGCTAATCGCGTTAGCATCCAACAACAGGAGGATCTTGATCGTATTAAGCTGCGAAGTCACACTTCGAAGATCGAGGCTCCACTGTATCGATCATTTCAGGTGCATGTGCTGCAAAAGTCGCGCCTGAAGACGCCCGTACAGCTCGGCATATCGAGCGATCGGTTCGAGATTGATCCAGTACCGCAGCGAGCAAGCAAATTTTGGAATCGACAGAAATCCGCCAACCACCCGATGGATGCTGTGGCCGCCTGTTCGATCATTGAGCAAAGGGCAGCTAAAGCAATCGTACGGCTCGTGTACAGTCCATCGAACGTAGCAGTGCTCGCCAGCAGCGAAGCAAGGATGGAGGCACCGGTTAGCTTCAAGCACTACGACATTGAAACCGACCGCAATACTGCGGAAACGATCGTTGAGAAAGTGAACAACATCCTCGAGGTACGGCTTAGCCCGGTTCGGCGAGAGTATATGCGACGCCGTGGGACACTGAAATCGCCCAACAGTAGTGCGTAG
- the LOC126573469 gene encoding transcription elongation factor S-II: MNVEEEVFRIQKKLGKMTSLSDGSGQEQALDLLRELQRLNIDLDILTKTRIGMTVNELRKCSKDDEVISLAKSLIKSWKRFLAGTPPSKDGGGSGGGGGKDSSKSASKSSSKSSSKSGDGGTNGSTGGGTGGGTGGGGAGGNKKDSERGEKESKSKPSSTPVSSFPSQSSNTTDAVRLKCREMLANALRVDGEPPEGCQTPEELGEELEEAIFVEFKNTDMRYKNRIRSRVANLKDPKNPSLRSNFVSGALTAQRLAKMTSEEMANDEMRLLRDRFVKEAINDAQLATVQGTKTDLLKCGKCKKRNCTYNQLQTRSADEPMTTFVMCNECGHRWKFC, from the exons atgaacgtcgaggaggaagtgttccggattcagaagaagctcggcaaaatgacatccttATCGGATGGCTCG GGCCAAGAGCAGGCGCTGGATCTGTTGAGGGAGCTGCAGCGGCTGAACATCGATCTGGATATACTGACGAAGACTCGTATCGGTATGACGGTGAATGAGCTACGCAAGTGCAGCAAGGATGACGAGGTTATCAGCCTGGCCAAATCGCTCATCAAAAGCTGGAAACGCTTCCTGGCCGGTACACCACCATCGaaggacggtggtggtagcggtggtggtggtggcaaggaTTCATCGAAGAGCGCCTCGAAATCGTCGAGCAAATCGAGCAGCAAATCGGGCGACGGTGGTACCAACGGCTCGACGGGTGGTGGCACTGGCggcggtactggtggtggcggtgctggtggtaacAAAAAGGACAGCGAGCGGGgcgagaaggagagcaaaTCGAAACCGTCGTCGACGCCAGTCAGTAGCTTTCCGTCCCAGTCGAGCAACACGACCGATGCGGTCAGGCTGAAGTGCCGCGAAATGCTGGCCAACGCACTGCGTGTGGACGGTGAACCACCGGAAGGGTGCCAGACACCCGAGGAACTCGGTGAGGAGCTAGAGGAGGCGATCTTTGTCGAGTTCAAGAACACGGACATGCGCTACAAGAACCGCATCCGATCGCGGGTGGCCAACCTGAAGGATCCGAAAAATCCGAGCCTGCGCAGTAACTTTGTGAGCGGGGCGCTGACCGCCCAGCGGTTGGCCAAGATGACCTCGGAGGAAATGGCCAACGACGAGATGAGGCTGCTGCGCGATCGCTTCGTGAAGGAGGCGATCAACGATGCCCAGCTGGCGACGGTACAGGGCACCAAGACGGATCTGCTCAAGTGTGGCAAGTGCAAGAAGCGCAACTGCACCTACAACCAGCTGCAGACACGCAGTGCTGATGAACCGATGACTACGTTCGTCATGTGCAATGAGTGCGGCCATCGCTGGAAGTTCTGCTAA
- the LOC126573437 gene encoding cyclic AMP-dependent transcription factor ATF-6 alpha — MESSLELHNDFDLSLEHEYLCSGMYESGMDLPANYGLCDLLLQPDPPSCSVVNEQTMQALASGQYGGEFINPDDFLNDIHQSQAESTDGSSPSSRDTPSPAGSQQSFESIPSSGGFESCHVVPMHFESPPISPLGPVSPSQVCQQQSKPCGTKHSDTGTIASGRRIKILPKTSTNSNVTKTITKKTIVLSAKDYKALIANTLKQPTNNTILLKATTTATNGPIVPAKIVKPTVQSKPVEIPAVLPPLALVQNKSAPPVTRPETVSSVPLTIPMMRPSGTSTSDPPSIDEKTLKKHQRMIKNRQSAYESRMKKKEYVSSLEDRIQELSNENAQLRQENACLLQRLAIQCSCAASSILISQASAKKMSPTARKNTALVLAMLFMVSLNFYPIGNLLTNTNDSVDLEPTQAGDSIPYHTRGLLWSNKSANKFTNKKSQINLNLTALDELEKVESIEPSFTAECPFYVNQTENIRLASELRRWIGENGYKNLTDSKGGSGGDMSIDTFAKMFHLKDTIDSMYRQMKDISAQMKTYEKRQQRLTLRGDKRQSKRRTTDIGGNEVTPYRGKHLHKPNDLEIYYPRINVKYAEFFEEIGRRDDTFYLVSFSEEHLLLPALAYNKTNRPRMSLMLPTVAGGGPMGNGTDTITLMQIDCEVMNTSVIQIREKAIPGDLRPHSNAPKTARARAESGTGGFGRNATNTSQGGRPNSHPVTRDKLQTNHSTAHRKPTIPQQHGQPVRPFFVERMNEHLKSEHHVN, encoded by the exons ATGGAGTCGTCCTTGGAAC TTCACAACGATTTTGATCTTTCGCTGGAGCATGAGTACCTCTGCTCGGGAATGTACGAATCCGGGATGGATTTGCCGGCCAACTACGGGTTGTgtgatttgctgctgcagccggaTCCGCCCTCGTGCAGTGTGGTGAATGAGCAGACCATGCAGGCTCTCGCTTCCGGCCAGTACGGCGGAGAGTTCATTAACCCCGACGATTTCCTGAATGACATCCATCAATCGCAGGCTGAGTCAACGGACGGCTCATCACCGTCGAGCAGGGACACACCATCTCCGGCCGGGAGTCAGCAAAGTTTTGAGTCGATCCCATCATCCGGCGGGTTCGAATCCTGTCACGTGGTGCCGATGCATTTCGAGAGCCCTCCCATTTCGCCTCTAGGCCCCGTGAGTCCGTCGCAGGTGTGCCAGCAACAATCAAAGCCATGTGGAACGAAGCACTCTGACACCGGTACGATAGCGAGTGGACGTCGCATTAAAATTCTACCGAAAACTTCAACCAACTCAAACGTTACTAAGACGATTACCAAGAAAACGATCGTACTATCCGCGAAGGATTACAAAGCGCTGATAGCAAACACGCTCAAGCAACCCACGAACAACACTATTCTTTTAAAGGCCACAACGACCGCAACCAATGGACCGATCGTTCCTGCCAAGATCGTTAAACCAACAGTTCAAAGTAAGCCAGTTGAAATACCAGCGGTACTTCCACCGTTAGCGCTCGTGCAGAATAAAAGTGCTCCTCCAGTGACAAGGCCGGAAACCGTCTCTTCAGTTCCATTAACGATACCAATGATGCGGCCATCAGGAACGAGTACTTCCGATCCACCGTCCATCGACGAAAAAACGCTCAAGAAACACCAGCGCATGAtcaaaaaccgccaatctgcTTATGAATCGcggatgaagaagaaagaataCGTTTCCTCGTTGGAGGATCGTATCCAGGAGCTTTCTAATGAGAATGCACAGCTGCGTCAG GAAAACGCATGTCTGCTGCAGCGATTGGCGATACAATGTTCCTGCGCCGCAAGCAGTATACTAATCAGTCAAGCATCAGCAAAGAAGATGTCACCTACGGCTCGCAAAAATACTGCTCTCGTGCTGGCTATGCTCTTCATGGTGTCGCTGAACTTTTATCCCATCGG TAACCTTTTGACCAACACAAATGATAGTGTTGATCTTGAGCCAACACAAGCCGGTGATTCAATTCCGTATCACACTCGAGGGCTGTTATGGTCGAACAAAAGTGCGAACAAgtttaccaacaaaaaatCCCAGATTAATCTGAACTTAACAGCACTCGATGAGTTGGAAAAGGTGGAATCCATCGAACCGTCTTTTACGGCGGAGTGCCCTTTCTACGTAAATCAAACGGAGAATATACGGTTGGCTAGTGAACTGCGCCGATGGATCGGTGAGAATGGATACAAAAATCTTACCGACAGCAAGGGCGGATCGGGAGGTGATATGAGTATCGATACTTTTGCGAAAATGTTCCACCTGAAAGAtacgatcgattcgatgtaCCGACAGATGAAGGACATCAGTGCGCAAATGAAGACGTATGAAAAGCGACAGCAACGGCTAACGCTTCGTGGTGATAAAAGACAATCCAAAAGACGCACCACCGATATAGGCGGGAACGAAGTGACGCCATACCGTGGGAAACATTTGCACAAACCAAACGATCTGGAGATATACTATCCGCGCATCAACGTAAAGTATGCAGAGTTTTTTGAAGAGATTGGTCGTCGTGATGACACGTTCTATCTGGTGTCGTTCAGCGAAGAGCACCTCCTGCTCCCTGCCCTAGCGTACAACAAAACGAATCGTCCGCGTATGTCGCTGATGTTACCTACTGTCGCTGGCGGGGGACCGATGGGTAATGGGACGGACACGATCACATTGATGCAGATCGATTGCGAAGTTATGAACACGTCGGTCATACAGATCCGGGAAAAGGCTATTCCCGGAGACCTTCGGCCGCATTCCAATGCTCCTAAAACGGCACGTGCGCGAGCGGAGTCCGGAACAGGTGGTTTTGGCCGTaatgccaccaacaccagtcAAGGTGGACGGCCAAATAGTCATCCGGTAACGAGAGACAAACTGCAGACAAACCATAGCACCGCCCATCGGAAACCAACGATCCCTCAGCAACATGGGCAACCAGTTCGACCGTTCTTTGTCGAACGTATGAATGAACATCTGAAAAGTGAGCATCATGTTAATTGA
- the LOC126573430 gene encoding non-lysosomal glucosylceramidase, translating into MDGDSVQSMSDFKQQVAAVPAYGLKLKFDHVFSDTRNQNLRPSIRQLLPMVPMALRYIPYYWKVSREGRQVLMDYLYTENAKQIYGAPLGGIGAGTIGRGFAGEFCRYQLRPGLYEYNTVHANQFIVTIKDETGATIFQSLLSTYSRPKTPLGSWESGLDASRCSYTALYPRAWSEYDLSEYGVRLVQRQISPIIPHDYKESSMPCAVFVWTVENVCDRDRQVTITFTFKNGTGTKKQDAEGGSETGAFTQGSARGVSIRQTIADMACTYCLSCRSSSEINLTRCERFDPSGTGEKLWNDLKEHGHLTEQSVDEVVKAKDVAVAVSGQILVQPGTMSELQFALVWDMPKVHFQKRGKEYHRYYTKYFGKTGDAGPTMSDYALSNYGKWERLIDEWQRPILDDADLPDWYKSAIFNELYFIADGGSVWLTMEDSDLPYDDPRLAYGRYSYLEGHEYRMYTTYDVHFYASHAIASLWPNLQVSIQYDYKDSIGREISEGRKHLYDGKVIPRKIVNSVPHDLGDPAEEPFDLINAYPIHDVSEWRDLNIKFILQVYRDYYTLNHYAQLNAENASKFSSIEFIDKESMYDTYIQDNRHRVSTPPATNGTENKAANRKSASMYINEANGKVYLMDAMTYLKAMYPACKLVLERSREWDKDDDGLIENSRSPDQTYDSWVMDGPSAYCGGLWLASLHCMATMASLLDQTEDAANYQAILDKGKRSFEEKLWNGTYYKFDAQSASKNSIMSDQLCGHWYLRACGFDYDVFPKENVRLAMRTIYENNVMRFCGGNLGAVNGYVPNAQPNKEGRPDVSNIQGEEVWTGVTYALAATMIHEGMFEEAFQTAGGLYRSLSEKIGMNFETPEAVYAERHYRAIGYMRPLSIWSMQTAWELRKLRRD; encoded by the exons ATGGATGGCGATAGTGTGCAGTCGATGAGCGACTTTAAACAACAAGTGGCCGCGGTTCCGGCGTACGGATTAAAGCTCAAGTTCGACCATGTCTTCAGCGACACCCGCAACCAGAACCTGCGGCCGTCGATCCGccagctgctgccgatggtccCGATGGCCCTACG GTATATCCCGTACTACTGGAAGGTTTCGCGGGAAGGACGCCAGGTGTTGATGGACTACCTGTACACGGAGAACGCGAAGCAGATATACGGTGCACCGCTCGGTGGTATCGGTGCCGGTACGATTGGGCGTGGGTTCGCGGGCGAGTTCTGCCGCTATCAGCTCCGGCCCGGTCTGTACGAGTACAACACCGTGCACGCGAATCAGTTCATCGTGACCATTAAGGACGAGACTGGCGCCACCATATTCCAGAGCCTGCTGTCGACCTACAG CCGGCCGAAGACACCGCTCGGAAGCTGGGAGAGCGGACTGGATGCATCGCGGTGTAGCTATACCGCGCTGTACCCGCGGGCCTGGTCCGAGTACGATCTTAGCGAGTACGGCGTGCGGTTAGTGCAGCGGCAGATCTCACCGATCATACCGCATGACTACAAGGAGAGCTCgatgccgtgtgccgtgttcGTGTGGACGGTCGAGAAtgtgtgcgatcgcgatcggcaGGTGAcgatcacgttcacgttcaagAACGGTACCGGCACGAAGAAACAGGACGCCGAGGGAGGCAGCGAAACGGGTGCGTTCACGCAGGGATCGGCCCGTGGTGTTAGCATCCGGCAGACGATCGCCGATATGGCGTGTACGTACTGTTTGAGTTGCCGCAGCTCCTCGGAGATCAACCTGACGCGTTGCGAGCGGTTCGATCCGAGCGGAACCGGTGAGAAGCTGTGGAACGATCTGAAAGAACACGGACACCTGACCGAACAGTCCGTGGACGAGGTGGTAAAAG CCAAAGATGTAGCGGTTGCAGTGAGTGGCCAAATACTGGTGCAACCGGGCACCATGTCCGAGCTGCAGTTCGCACTCGTCTGGGACATGCCAAAGGTGCACTTCCAGAAGCGTGGCAAAGAGTATCATCGCTACTACACGAAGTACTTCGGAAAGACGGGTGATGCCGGCCCAACCATGTCGGACTATGCGCTCAGCAATTATGGCAAATGGGAGCGACTGATCGACGAGTGGCAACGTCCAATTTTGGACGACGC TGATCTCCCCGATTGGTACAAGAGTGCCATCTTTAACGAACTGTACTTCATTGCCGATGGTGGGAGCGTTTGGTTGACGATGGAAGACTCCGATCTACCGTACGATGATCCACGGCTTGCCTACGGCCGCTACTCGTACCTGGAGGGCCACGAATACCGCATGTACACGACGTACGATGTACACTTTTACGCTTCGCATGCCATCGCCAGTTTATGGCCTAATCTGCAG gtGAGCATCCAGTATGACTACAAAGATAGCATAGGGCGTGAGATTAGCGAGGGGCGAAAGCATCTGTACGATGGGAAGGTCATTCCGAGAAAGATCGTGAACTCGGTTCCACACGATCTCGGTGACCCGG CGGAGGAACCGTTTGATCTGATCAACGCCTACCCAATCCACGATGTGTCCGAGTGGCGCGATCTGAACATCAAGTTCATCCTGCAGGTGTACCGGGATTACTATACGCTCAATCATTACGCCCAGCTGAATGCGGAGAATGCGAGCAAGTTCAGCTCGATCGAGTTCATTGACAAGGAGAGCATGTACGATACGTACATTCAGGACAACCGGCATAGGGTATCGACACCGCCCGCCACGAATGGTACCGAGAATAAGGCGGCCAACCGTAAATCGGCATCCATGTACatcaacgaagcgaacggaaaggTGTATCTGATGGACGCAATGACTTACCTCAAGGCAATGTATCCCGCCTGTAAGCTGGTGCTCGAGCGTTCCCGCGAGTGGGACAAGGATGACGATGGTTTGATCGAGAATAGCCGATCGCCCGATCAAACCTACGACAGCTGGGTGATGGATGGACCGAGCGCCTACTGCGGTGGACTGTGGCTCGCCAGTCTGCACTGCATGGCAACCATGGCTAGCCTGCTGGATCAAACCGAAGACGCCGCCAACTACCAGGCGATCCTGGATAAGGGAAAGCGTTCGTTTGAGGAAAAGCTGTGGAATGGCACGTACTACAAGTTCGATGCGCAGAGTGCCTCGAAGAATAGCATCATGTCGGATCAGCTGTGTGGCCATTGGTATCTGCGGGCCTGTGGCTTCGATTACGATGTGTTTCCCAAGGAGAACGTCCGCTTGGCGATGCGTACGATCTACGAGAACAATGTGATGCGCTTCTGCGGTGGCAATCTGGGTGCGGTCAATGGGTACGTGCCGAATGCACAACCGAACAAGGAAGGTCGTCCCGATGTGTCCAACATCCAGGGCGAGGAGGTGTGGACGGGTGTAACGTATGCGCTGGCAGCCACCATGATCCACGAAGGCATGTTCGAGGAAGCGTTCCAAACGGCCGGTGGCCTATATCGCTCGCTGTCGGAGAAGATCGGTATGAACTTTGAGACGCCGGAGGCGGTGTACGCCGAACGGCATTATCGTGCCATTGGATACATGCGTCCGCTGAGCATATGGTCGATGCAAACGGCATGGGAATTGCGGAAACTGCGACGTGATTAG